Proteins encoded by one window of Papio anubis isolate 15944 chromosome 7, Panubis1.0, whole genome shotgun sequence:
- the LOC108586901 gene encoding 60S ribosomal protein L39, which translates to MSSHKTFRIKRFLAKKQKQNRPIPQWIRMKTGNKIRYNSKRRHWRRTKLGL; encoded by the coding sequence ATGTCTTCTCACAAGACTTTCAGGATTAAGCGATTCCtggccaagaaacaaaagcaaaatcgtCCCATTCCCCAGTGGATTCggatgaaaactggaaataaaataaggtaCAACTCCAAAAGGAGACATTGGAGAAGAACCAAGCTGGGTCTATAA